The Helicobacter sp. 11S03491-1 DNA segment GACTCATACCAATTGGCAAAGCATCGATATGATAAGCCCAGTGTTTTAAGGTTGCAGGGACGAAAAACTCACGATTAACACTTGTAATCGCTTCTCTAATGCTTGGTTCAAGCTGAAATTGTTTGGCAATTTCATCACACATCAAATGATTTTTTAATTTAAACATCTTTTAGATTCCAAACCAATATAAATGTATTTTCTCATTTTTTCAACTTCATTCAAATCAACTTCTGCCGAAATAATCTCTCTTTTATCATCCCGATGGCATAAACCATAAGGAGTAATAATGGCACTTCCTTTTGCCATGGACTCATTAGCGCTATCACTAGCAACTACAAAAGCCTGATTGGCAATGGCAAGGGCTTTGGATAAAGTTTCATAATGATCTTTTCTTGCTTTGCCCCATTGAGCAGGAACAAAAATAATCTCACTACCCAAAAGACGTCTCCACAAATCAGTAAATCTAAGCTCAAAACAATTCAAAGCACCACAAATAACACCATCTATCCTAAAAGGAATAATCTCCTCTACATCTCCGGAACAAAAATGCAAATGCTCTTCTCCAAGCATGAATAATTTATGTTTGGATTGTTTGTGAATCACTTCTCCTTTATGAAAAACCTTCAGATTATTATAAAAACAATTTCCATTTTTTTCAATCATCGTTGTGATAATACTTTGGTCTTTTGAGGCATTCAAAAGACTTTCAGTAACTATTTTTGAAAATTCGCTTGCTTGGGTCATTCTTTGATAGGCAAACCCTGTAAATACAAGCTCAGGAGTCAATACAATAGCATCCTCACCGCATTTTTTAACCAACCCTTCAACTTCGTTAAGATTAGACTGAAAATCCTGTTTTGTTTTGAATTGAATTGCATATAACCTTTTAGAAATCATCAAAATTTATACTCCCCTTAGCATAATTTGTAACTTTGGCTTCAAAAAAATTAGTCTTTTGTTCATTAAAACTTGCAAATTGATCGACCCACTTGATTGGATGGGCAACTTTATAGAGTTTGGGAAGTCCTACTTTTGATAATCTATCATCAGCAAGATATTGAATATATTGATGGATAATCTCTGAAGTGAGCCCTAAAATCTGCCCTTGAGTAATATAATCACCCCAAGCTGACTCAATTTCAACAGCTTTTTTAAACATTTCAATCACTTCTTCTTCCAAATCTTTAGTAAATAAATCTGCCCTTTCTGCCTTTAAGGAATTGATCATATTTTGAAATAATATCAAATGAGTTACTTCATCACGCTGAATAAATCGTATCATTTGAGCAGATCCAAGCATTTTTCCACTTCTGGCAAGTGTATAAAAATAACTAAAACCACTATAAAAATAGATACCTTCTAAAATTTGATTAGCAAACATTGCCTTAAGGAGATTCCTTTCTGTAGGGTTTTTTGCAAGTTCCAAATAAACATTAGCAATATGGTCATTTTTGCTACGAAGCTGCATATCAACACGCCACATATCATAAATCTCATCAGTATTAACAGAAATAGATTCTACCATAACCGCATAACTTTGTGAATGTAATGCTTCCTCATAAGCCTGTCTTACCAAAATAAGATTGATTTCAGGACTTGTAACATAAGGATTGACATTATCAATGAGATTGTTTGTTTGGAGACTATCCATGAATATTAATTGAGCCAATGCCCTATCATAGCCTAATTTTTCTTGAGAAGTAAGTCCTCCATTGTAGTCTCTTTTATCCGGATTCATATTGACCTCTTCAGGAAACCATGTATTTGCTAACATAATTTTCCAAAGATTATATGCCCACTGGTATTTAATTTTATTGAGATCAAACA contains these protein-coding regions:
- a CDS encoding ribonucleotide-diphosphate reductase subunit beta; the encoded protein is MQDQVVARKKIYNPNSKEGVSERKIFGGNPTSMFDLNKIKYQWAYNLWKIMLANTWFPEEVNMNPDKRDYNGGLTSQEKLGYDRALAQLIFMDSLQTNNLIDNVNPYVTSPEINLILVRQAYEEALHSQSYAVMVESISVNTDEIYDMWRVDMQLRSKNDHIANVYLELAKNPTERNLLKAMFANQILEGIYFYSGFSYFYTLARSGKMLGSAQMIRFIQRDEVTHLILFQNMINSLKAERADLFTKDLEEEVIEMFKKAVEIESAWGDYITQGQILGLTSEIIHQYIQYLADDRLSKVGLPKLYKVAHPIKWVDQFASFNEQKTNFFEAKVTNYAKGSINFDDF
- a CDS encoding carbon-nitrogen hydrolase family protein, yielding MISKRLYAIQFKTKQDFQSNLNEVEGLVKKCGEDAIVLTPELVFTGFAYQRMTQASEFSKIVTESLLNASKDQSIITTMIEKNGNCFYNNLKVFHKGEVIHKQSKHKLFMLGEEHLHFCSGDVEEIIPFRIDGVICGALNCFELRFTDLWRRLLGSEIIFVPAQWGKARKDHYETLSKALAIANQAFVVASDSANESMAKGSAIITPYGLCHRDDKREIISAEVDLNEVEKMRKYIYIGLESKRCLN